The Virgibacillus phasianinus genome includes a window with the following:
- the hisIE gene encoding bifunctional phosphoribosyl-AMP cyclohydrolase/phosphoribosyl-ATP diphosphatase HisIE, translating into MSMQIQIDQLTFDESGLIPAIIQDATTGDVLMLGYMNQESLTKTLETKETWFFSRSRQTLWNKGATSGNRQTVQSIAFDCDVDSLLIQVDPQGPACHTGEPTCFYRDLFTNKNKSVNRNVVHDVTNKIKQRRENPVDGAYTTYLFNEGIDKVLKKVGEETSEVIIGAKNNDKQEVVWEIADLTYHTLVLMEMLGVSINDIKAELNERHIQKEGNQRE; encoded by the coding sequence ATAAGCATGCAAATACAAATAGATCAACTAACCTTTGACGAGAGTGGTCTTATCCCAGCAATCATCCAGGATGCGACCACTGGTGATGTACTGATGCTCGGGTATATGAATCAGGAATCGTTAACAAAAACACTTGAGACAAAGGAAACGTGGTTTTTCAGCCGCTCGCGGCAAACATTATGGAATAAAGGTGCGACATCAGGCAACAGACAAACTGTACAAAGCATAGCATTTGATTGTGATGTGGATTCATTATTGATTCAAGTAGACCCACAAGGTCCTGCCTGTCATACCGGCGAGCCAACTTGCTTTTATCGGGATCTCTTTACAAATAAAAATAAATCAGTCAACCGAAATGTTGTTCATGACGTAACCAACAAGATCAAACAACGTCGCGAAAACCCTGTTGACGGTGCCTATACCACCTATTTGTTTAATGAAGGTATCGACAAGGTTCTGAAAAAAGTTGGCGAAGAAACGAGTGAAGTTATTATTGGTGCAAAAAATAATGATAAACAAGAGGTTGTATGGGAAATTGCCGACCTAACCTATCACACACTTGTATTAATGGAAATGCTCGGGGTATCCATTAATGATATTAAGGCGGAATTGAATGAACGTCACATTCAAAAGGAAGGTAATCAGCGTGAATAA